A genomic segment from Idiomarina piscisalsi encodes:
- a CDS encoding cation:proton antiporter, with amino-acid sequence MSELSLLALIGVLSISCQWLAWRIKLPAILPLLICGLVLGPTLGLLNPDALFDDLLFPFVSLAVAVILFEGSLTLKFEEIRGHGRMVTNLVSVGMLVTFVVIAVLTHFIMGYGWEISALFGALVVVTGPTVIQPMIRSIRPINKLANILRWEGIIIDPLGALLAVLVYEFIIASQDVAFLHALQAFATTVAIGFALGWGAARMLGLALGRGWFPHYLQNVATLTIVLGVFALSNAIQHESGLLTVTVMGMVMANTRNLNMEEILEFKETLSVLLISALFIILAARLNFSEFDALGMPAVILIAIILFAVRPLAVWLSAIGTELRFKDKVLLSWIAPRGIVAAAVSALFALKMEESGWQEAAAIVPLVFVVIMTTVVLQSLTAKPLARMLGLLEPAAKGFLIFGANQMARAVGKALQESGVNVRLADTNWENIKLARMDNLPVYFGNPASEHASNNIDLTGLGRLLVMSPYKQLNPLVSMYYQDWFGSNKVHGLNGGEQDYRASHQLTESYRKTLNLFGESVTYSKLASLHFQGAKIKSTPITDSFSFADYQQKYGTRALPMFAIDETEKLHIFTTERELIPQPGWTVIAMISTESDESESEKPNAN; translated from the coding sequence ATGTCGGAATTATCATTGTTAGCGTTAATTGGTGTGCTGTCCATTAGCTGCCAATGGTTGGCTTGGCGAATTAAACTGCCAGCCATATTGCCGCTGCTTATCTGCGGCTTGGTACTTGGACCGACGCTGGGGCTTTTAAACCCTGATGCGCTATTCGATGATTTGCTGTTTCCTTTTGTGTCCTTAGCGGTTGCTGTCATTCTGTTTGAAGGCAGTTTGACATTGAAGTTTGAAGAAATACGTGGGCACGGCCGCATGGTGACTAACCTGGTCAGTGTGGGCATGTTAGTCACTTTTGTGGTTATTGCGGTACTAACGCACTTCATCATGGGATATGGCTGGGAGATCTCGGCGCTTTTTGGTGCGTTGGTTGTCGTCACCGGTCCTACTGTTATTCAGCCAATGATACGTTCTATTCGACCAATTAATAAACTGGCGAACATTCTCCGTTGGGAAGGGATTATTATTGATCCGCTGGGGGCATTACTGGCGGTATTAGTTTATGAATTTATTATCGCCAGTCAGGACGTTGCCTTTTTGCACGCGCTGCAAGCCTTTGCAACAACAGTGGCTATTGGCTTCGCGTTAGGTTGGGGCGCTGCAAGAATGCTTGGGTTAGCGTTAGGCCGTGGTTGGTTCCCACATTATTTACAAAATGTGGCGACTCTCACCATTGTTCTTGGTGTGTTTGCACTATCGAACGCGATTCAGCATGAATCGGGCTTGTTAACCGTGACGGTTATGGGCATGGTCATGGCGAATACGCGCAACCTGAATATGGAAGAAATTTTAGAGTTCAAAGAAACGCTCAGTGTGCTTCTTATTTCTGCGCTGTTCATTATTCTGGCGGCCCGCCTGAATTTTTCTGAATTCGATGCGCTGGGCATGCCGGCAGTGATTCTTATCGCGATCATCTTATTTGCCGTGCGTCCGTTAGCCGTTTGGCTTTCTGCAATAGGGACAGAGCTCAGGTTTAAAGATAAGGTGCTACTGTCCTGGATTGCTCCCCGAGGTATTGTCGCCGCCGCGGTTTCTGCACTTTTTGCCTTAAAAATGGAAGAGTCGGGCTGGCAGGAAGCGGCGGCTATTGTGCCGTTGGTGTTTGTGGTCATTATGACCACAGTAGTACTGCAAAGCTTAACGGCTAAACCATTGGCTAGAATGCTGGGGCTTCTGGAGCCAGCGGCAAAAGGCTTCTTGATTTTCGGGGCTAACCAAATGGCCCGCGCAGTGGGTAAAGCGTTGCAGGAAAGTGGTGTGAATGTACGCCTGGCTGACACCAACTGGGAGAATATTAAACTGGCGCGTATGGATAACCTGCCAGTGTATTTCGGTAATCCGGCGTCTGAGCACGCATCGAACAATATTGACTTAACCGGCTTGGGACGTTTGCTGGTCATGTCACCCTATAAGCAGTTAAACCCGTTAGTTTCAATGTATTATCAGGACTGGTTTGGGTCGAATAAAGTGCATGGTTTAAATGGTGGAGAACAAGACTACCGAGCAAGTCATCAACTCACTGAAAGTTACCGTAAAACTCTTAACTTATTTGGTGAGAGTGTGACTTACTCGAAGTTAGCGAGTCTTCACTTTCAGGGCGCGAAAATTAAGTCCACGCCTATTACAGACAGCTTTAGTTTTGCGGACTATCAGCAAAAGTATGGCACGAGGGCGCTGCCAATGTTTGCGATTGATGAAACTGAAAAACTGCATATTTTCACAACTGAGCGCGAGCTGATTCCGCAGCCAGGCTGGACGGTGATAGCGATGATATCGACGGAAAGCGATGAGTCCGAGAGTGAGAAACCTAACGCCAACTGA
- a CDS encoding ABC transporter permease, with the protein MSRGTLLLFAVAVLIGLPLIVVALSLLNPQWDILSHLWQTVIPEYISHSLILLICVGLGVTVLGVSTAWCISQYDFPGWRYLSWGLLLPLAMPAYITAYTYTGLLDYAGPVQQLIRQVFNVSIGDYWFPNIRSLGGAVFVLCVVLYPYVYLITRAAFMQQSTAAFESARTLGAGSFKSFWRVAMPLARPAIATGVTLALMETLADYGTMEYFGVTVFTTGIFRTWYGIGDAQGALQLSALLLIFVIVLIMIERYSRRRARFYQQRSSNRTPQRRPLKGWRAGFASFICWLPVVLGFLIPASQLLWWSVEKSDIWLEASFWVLTGNTLWLGLLAACITVLLALWLAYGRRRHPTRPLRAAITLAGMGYAIPGIVIAVGLLSPLAWFDHQIIAASKWLFGVNPGLIFSGTVIALLFAYSVRFLSVSLQTVSSGLEQITPQMDDSARTLGASGRRILWKVHLPLLKSPLLAALILVLVDVMKELPATLVLRPFDFNTLAVRAFEMASDERLADAGPPALMIVAVGLIPVMMLSRALRNKSIKTGD; encoded by the coding sequence ATGAGCCGTGGCACGCTGTTACTTTTTGCCGTGGCGGTATTAATAGGGCTACCGCTTATTGTGGTGGCCCTATCTTTATTGAATCCGCAATGGGATATTCTTTCTCACCTCTGGCAAACCGTCATTCCTGAGTACATTAGCCACTCGCTTATTTTACTGATTTGCGTTGGGCTGGGTGTCACTGTGCTCGGCGTCAGTACAGCCTGGTGTATCAGCCAGTACGATTTTCCCGGCTGGCGTTATTTGAGCTGGGGCTTGCTGTTGCCACTGGCCATGCCCGCTTACATAACCGCTTACACCTACACTGGCTTGCTTGACTACGCAGGGCCGGTTCAACAGCTCATTCGTCAAGTGTTCAACGTATCCATTGGTGACTACTGGTTTCCAAATATTCGCAGTTTAGGCGGCGCTGTTTTTGTCCTCTGTGTCGTCCTTTACCCTTATGTGTATCTCATTACTCGCGCCGCATTTATGCAGCAATCAACGGCGGCTTTTGAAAGCGCGCGGACGCTAGGTGCCGGCTCGTTTAAGAGCTTCTGGCGAGTGGCCATGCCTCTGGCGCGCCCTGCCATCGCAACCGGTGTTACTCTGGCATTAATGGAAACACTGGCTGACTATGGCACGATGGAATACTTCGGCGTCACCGTCTTTACTACTGGCATTTTCAGAACCTGGTATGGCATTGGCGATGCCCAGGGAGCATTGCAGTTATCGGCTCTGCTACTAATATTCGTCATTGTATTAATCATGATTGAACGCTACTCGCGGCGCAGAGCCCGCTTTTACCAGCAACGCTCGTCAAACCGCACACCACAGCGGCGCCCACTCAAGGGCTGGCGTGCTGGCTTCGCATCGTTCATCTGCTGGCTGCCGGTCGTTTTAGGTTTCCTTATTCCTGCCTCGCAATTACTGTGGTGGTCTGTTGAAAAGTCGGATATTTGGCTTGAAGCGTCTTTCTGGGTACTAACGGGCAATACGCTTTGGCTAGGCCTCCTGGCCGCCTGTATTACCGTACTACTAGCCTTGTGGTTGGCTTATGGTCGCCGTCGCCATCCAACTCGTCCGTTGCGCGCCGCCATTACACTCGCCGGCATGGGATACGCTATTCCGGGAATTGTTATCGCCGTTGGACTGTTATCACCACTGGCCTGGTTCGATCATCAAATCATCGCCGCCAGCAAATGGCTATTTGGCGTGAATCCCGGACTGATTTTTTCAGGCACCGTCATTGCTCTGCTGTTCGCCTACAGCGTCCGCTTTTTGTCGGTATCGCTGCAAACCGTTAGCTCCGGCCTTGAACAAATCACACCTCAAATGGACGATAGCGCCCGAACCCTTGGCGCCAGTGGTCGTCGCATTTTATGGAAAGTGCATTTGCCGCTTTTAAAAAGCCCCTTACTGGCTGCGCTCATTCTGGTATTGGTCGACGTCATGAAAGAGCTACCGGCGACCTTGGTGCTGCGGCCCTTCGATTTTAATACACTGGCCGTGCGAGCCTTTGAAATGGCTTCTGACGAACGCTTAGCGGACGCCGGTCCACCGGCATTAATGATAGTTGCGGTTGGGCTTATTCCAGTTATGATGCTGTCCCGGGCGCTGCGCAATAAATCCATTAAGACAGGAGATTAA
- the pqiB gene encoding intermembrane transport protein PqiB: MTDPDVAKISRLKILSPVWIVPLVAFLVAGWMVWQDTSGAGPTITISVSDAEGIEPGKTRVKVRNVDVGQVTEVRLSDDFKEAVIEVSMNENTERMLNSETEVWVVKPRIGRRGVSGLGTLLSGAYIQLQPGDEGDFQSYFSALENPPVTPQETPGKRLTLVSDGQTQVAVGDSVQYQGFTVGQVEQTEFLVDKRESRYQVFVRAPYDELLTENTRFWLQRGVSVQWNSQGIDLALGSIDSLLGAAITFGVPEGQPRGDKLQESTRLELFDSLEEAKQQGFIHGIDYVVLLDESIAGLDKGAPVQFKGVRVGTVREVPLRWFPDENDQAPLKRIPILIRFEPERLRGLVADIDINSWEKRLPELFKQGLRANIRASNLLTNTLFVDVSFYSDAESVDTEQRFAGYPVMPAMASDFTRLEEKLTQLMDKFNQLPLESSLSDFSQAMQSVDETANTLNGISVSLAQVLEQREINQLPKLLKQNLEQLQELTGSLSGDSPTRRQLNQTLNEVEKLSRDLQPVIEQLQQQPNSLIFSPSVTPDPEPKAYEN; encoded by the coding sequence ATGACAGACCCCGATGTTGCGAAAATCAGTCGCTTAAAAATACTGTCACCAGTGTGGATAGTGCCTCTCGTTGCATTTTTGGTTGCGGGTTGGATGGTTTGGCAGGACACCAGTGGTGCAGGGCCAACGATTACCATATCGGTGTCAGATGCTGAGGGTATTGAGCCCGGCAAAACTCGGGTCAAGGTACGTAATGTTGATGTTGGGCAAGTAACGGAAGTGCGGCTGTCTGATGACTTTAAAGAAGCGGTCATTGAAGTGTCAATGAACGAAAACACCGAACGAATGCTGAACAGTGAGACGGAAGTCTGGGTGGTGAAACCACGAATTGGACGTCGCGGTGTTAGTGGTTTGGGGACTTTATTGTCCGGTGCTTATATTCAATTGCAACCGGGTGACGAAGGTGACTTTCAGTCCTATTTCTCAGCGCTAGAAAACCCGCCGGTGACACCTCAGGAAACGCCGGGTAAGCGACTGACACTGGTGAGTGATGGTCAAACTCAAGTGGCTGTTGGAGATTCAGTGCAATATCAAGGCTTTACCGTCGGCCAAGTTGAGCAAACCGAGTTTTTGGTGGATAAGCGTGAAAGCCGTTACCAGGTTTTTGTGAGAGCGCCCTACGACGAGCTGCTTACAGAAAATACCCGTTTCTGGCTGCAGCGTGGCGTATCAGTACAGTGGAACTCTCAGGGCATTGATCTGGCGCTTGGCTCTATAGATTCTTTATTGGGCGCGGCCATTACCTTTGGTGTGCCCGAAGGTCAGCCGCGCGGAGATAAGCTGCAGGAATCAACAAGATTAGAGCTTTTTGACAGCCTGGAAGAAGCAAAGCAACAGGGCTTTATTCATGGCATCGATTATGTGGTATTGCTCGACGAATCGATAGCCGGACTGGACAAAGGTGCACCGGTTCAGTTTAAAGGTGTGCGTGTCGGAACGGTCAGAGAAGTGCCGCTACGCTGGTTCCCGGACGAGAATGATCAGGCTCCTTTAAAGCGCATTCCTATTCTCATTCGTTTTGAACCCGAGCGTTTGCGTGGTCTCGTTGCCGATATTGATATTAACAGTTGGGAAAAGCGCCTGCCTGAGTTATTTAAGCAAGGGTTACGCGCCAATATACGTGCGTCAAACTTGCTGACAAACACCTTGTTTGTCGATGTTAGTTTTTATTCCGATGCTGAGTCTGTTGATACTGAGCAGCGGTTTGCCGGCTACCCGGTTATGCCAGCTATGGCCAGTGATTTTACGCGTTTGGAAGAAAAGCTAACGCAACTCATGGATAAGTTTAACCAACTCCCGTTAGAAAGCAGTTTGTCGGACTTTTCACAGGCGATGCAGTCTGTCGATGAAACCGCAAACACATTAAATGGTATTTCAGTGTCACTGGCGCAAGTGCTTGAACAGCGAGAAATAAACCAGCTTCCGAAATTACTGAAGCAAAACTTAGAGCAACTGCAAGAGCTAACCGGTAGCTTAAGTGGTGATTCACCAACGCGTCGGCAGTTGAACCAGACCTTAAACGAAGTTGAAAAGCTCTCAAGAGACTTACAGCCAGTTATTGAACAGCTTCAGCAGCAACCGAATTCACTTATTTTCAGTCCGTCAGTGACACCCGATCCGGAGCCAAAAGCTTATGAAAATTAA
- a CDS encoding ABC transporter ATP-binding protein produces MSTLLNLESVSIELSGNRIVDQLSLSLAPGDIGCLLGPSGCGKTTLLRAIAGFNPVSSGKISLHDKVVSSNSTQLATEKRNIGMMFQDFSLFPHLTVEQNIRFGIEDWSQSEQEQRVKELLLRIDLNGYQKRYPHELSGGQQQRIALARALAPRPQLMLLDEPFSSLDAELREILAHDVRHLLKEENITALLVTHDQQEAFAMADKAGVMYSGQLLQWETPYELYHEPTHELVADFIGRGVLLQGEVKDHKLHSAFGVIEHDDIKKHPNMLVNFLVRPDDIVLNKDSAMKAIVVGKGFRGSHYLYTLELSDTSRVLAVGPSHQPLDDGATVGIDVDFDHLVVFDASLCELPD; encoded by the coding sequence ATGAGTACTTTACTGAATCTCGAATCAGTCAGTATCGAGCTTTCTGGCAACCGTATTGTTGATCAGCTCAGTTTATCTCTTGCGCCCGGCGATATTGGCTGTCTATTAGGCCCTAGCGGCTGTGGCAAGACCACCTTGCTGCGAGCTATTGCCGGTTTTAACCCGGTGTCTTCAGGGAAAATATCCTTGCACGACAAAGTTGTTTCTAGCAATTCAACGCAGTTAGCAACAGAAAAACGCAATATCGGCATGATGTTTCAAGACTTCTCGTTATTTCCCCACTTGACGGTCGAGCAGAACATTCGTTTTGGCATAGAAGACTGGAGCCAGTCAGAGCAAGAACAGCGAGTCAAAGAACTCTTGTTGCGTATCGACTTAAATGGCTATCAGAAACGGTATCCCCATGAGCTGTCAGGTGGTCAGCAGCAGCGTATCGCGCTCGCCAGAGCATTAGCGCCGAGACCGCAGCTCATGCTTTTGGATGAGCCATTTTCCAGCTTGGACGCTGAATTGCGCGAGATTCTGGCGCACGACGTTCGCCACTTATTAAAAGAGGAAAACATCACGGCACTGTTAGTTACACACGACCAACAGGAAGCGTTTGCGATGGCTGACAAGGCCGGCGTTATGTACTCTGGTCAATTATTACAGTGGGAAACCCCCTACGAGCTTTACCATGAACCAACCCATGAGTTAGTCGCCGACTTTATTGGCCGCGGTGTGCTGCTACAGGGCGAAGTAAAAGACCACAAGCTGCACAGCGCCTTTGGAGTTATTGAGCACGACGATATTAAGAAACACCCAAATATGCTGGTCAACTTTCTGGTTCGCCCGGACGATATTGTTCTTAACAAAGACAGTGCCATGAAAGCCATTGTTGTTGGTAAAGGCTTTCGCGGCTCACACTACCTTTATACGCTAGAGCTGTCAGATACCAGTCGCGTACTGGCCGTAGGTCCTTCTCATCAGCCTCTCGATGATGGTGCAACCGTAGGAATAGACGTAGACTTTGACCATTTAGTAGTTTTTGACGCATCATTGTGTGAATTGCCTGATTAA
- a CDS encoding CorA family divalent cation transporter: MDFLIDSWDFSTSPATAFTSPTSHQPNCWFHFQRDAEGLNEWLTQAGIPEPLIDAVLEEDTRPRFQRLSDGFILLLRGVNLASGESPEDMLSLRLLYYKGALYTFRKRPFKSIAHLREQLQSQTGPESLMDFLVSLIEQINLKIEDVVSAAEEKLEQIEGESFDNTAQMQLQLTSLHRRLLRLNRFIRPQLAALEKLTTEAERIMPVELHQWLINERDTTQRLFEQIDLMLEQIWMQREQIQQAIAEKMNRNTYWLSVIAGVFLPLSFLTGVFGINIGGMPGVEHEDAFLIFCVALIIIAVVEFLLLRRLRFW; encoded by the coding sequence ATGGACTTCCTTATTGATAGCTGGGACTTTTCAACAAGCCCTGCCACTGCCTTTACGTCGCCGACCAGTCATCAGCCTAACTGCTGGTTCCATTTCCAACGTGACGCTGAAGGGCTTAACGAATGGTTAACTCAGGCGGGTATCCCCGAACCACTTATTGATGCCGTCTTAGAAGAAGATACGCGGCCACGTTTTCAACGTTTGAGTGATGGCTTTATTTTACTATTACGTGGCGTTAACCTGGCCAGCGGCGAATCTCCTGAGGACATGCTGAGTCTGCGTCTACTGTATTACAAAGGTGCTCTATACACCTTCAGAAAGCGCCCTTTTAAGTCTATTGCTCACCTGCGAGAACAACTGCAGAGCCAGACAGGTCCAGAGTCGTTAATGGACTTTCTCGTCAGCTTGATTGAACAAATTAATCTTAAAATTGAAGATGTAGTCTCGGCTGCTGAAGAGAAGCTCGAGCAAATTGAAGGGGAAAGCTTCGACAATACGGCTCAAATGCAATTGCAATTAACGTCATTGCACCGTCGTTTATTACGCCTAAATCGGTTTATTCGTCCACAGCTTGCCGCTTTAGAAAAGCTAACAACGGAAGCCGAGCGTATTATGCCGGTCGAGTTACATCAGTGGCTGATTAACGAGCGAGACACCACCCAGCGACTGTTCGAGCAAATTGACTTAATGCTTGAGCAAATTTGGATGCAGCGCGAACAAATACAACAAGCAATCGCCGAAAAAATGAACAGAAACACCTATTGGCTGTCAGTTATTGCCGGAGTTTTCCTGCCATTAAGCTTTCTTACCGGTGTTTTTGGCATCAATATCGGCGGTATGCCTGGTGTTGAACACGAAGATGCGTTTCTTATTTTCTGCGTCGCACTGATTATTATTGCGGTTGTCGAATTTTTACTACTGCGACGACTCCGCTTTTGGTAA
- a CDS encoding PqiA/YebS family transporter subunit yields MSPRVRNLTPTEPELLGCPRCDLISRIGGLETGEKAQCTRCGYTLLSQSEYRVDRLLAYSVTAILLLVFALTLDFIQYDSSGLTQSMTLLDAAWQLSYFHEKLLAVIVLLTVILYPLLYLFCLIAVFVAINMNASAMARYCLRLSAHVKPWLMVDVFLLGTLISLIKISGLANVQLKLGFWLFCGFVVFLLVTYYLVNTMNLWSVVGKQTKTLNNAKAGITAHEQGYKVCEVCHRLVSFGVSDCPCCGDDIDRHWWRSPQATLALIVAAALLLVPAHWLPIMETVRFGDAQPSTIIGGVVELWRSGDAPIAVIVFVASLVIPVAKILALLGLMALARWQTPQAVNHRLVLYKITDWIGRWSMIDIFVVAILVALVRSGTVMSVYPGSAAIAFGAAVVLTMLAAMSFDTRLFWREAKK; encoded by the coding sequence ATGAGTCCGAGAGTGAGAAACCTAACGCCAACTGAGCCGGAACTATTGGGCTGTCCCCGCTGCGACTTGATCAGTCGTATCGGGGGGCTTGAAACGGGTGAAAAAGCCCAATGCACGCGTTGTGGTTACACGCTACTAAGTCAATCTGAATACCGAGTGGATCGTTTACTGGCCTACTCTGTGACCGCTATTCTGTTACTTGTTTTTGCTTTAACGCTGGACTTTATTCAATACGATAGCTCAGGGCTAACTCAGTCAATGACGCTGCTTGATGCGGCATGGCAGTTGTCTTATTTTCATGAGAAGTTGCTGGCTGTCATTGTTTTACTTACCGTTATTTTGTACCCCTTACTGTACTTGTTCTGTCTTATCGCTGTGTTTGTTGCGATAAACATGAACGCGTCAGCTATGGCTCGTTATTGTTTGCGATTAAGCGCGCACGTAAAACCCTGGCTTATGGTGGATGTTTTTCTGCTGGGAACGCTAATTTCTCTTATAAAAATTTCCGGGCTTGCTAATGTTCAATTAAAGCTGGGTTTTTGGTTATTTTGCGGGTTCGTTGTGTTTTTATTGGTGACGTATTACTTGGTTAACACGATGAATTTATGGTCAGTGGTTGGGAAGCAAACAAAAACGCTCAACAATGCAAAAGCCGGAATAACAGCACATGAACAAGGTTATAAGGTTTGTGAAGTGTGTCACCGGCTAGTGTCTTTTGGTGTATCCGATTGTCCGTGTTGTGGAGATGATATTGATAGACATTGGTGGCGCTCGCCACAAGCAACACTGGCATTAATTGTCGCTGCTGCGCTATTACTGGTTCCGGCGCACTGGCTACCGATAATGGAAACGGTGCGTTTTGGTGACGCTCAACCGTCAACGATTATTGGAGGGGTTGTTGAGCTTTGGCGGTCTGGAGATGCCCCTATTGCTGTGATTGTTTTTGTTGCCAGTTTGGTGATACCTGTGGCAAAGATACTGGCGTTATTAGGGTTAATGGCACTGGCTCGATGGCAAACACCGCAAGCGGTCAATCATCGGCTGGTCTTATATAAAATAACCGACTGGATTGGTCGCTGGTCAATGATAGATATTTTTGTTGTAGCTATATTGGTTGCGTTAGTGAGAAGCGGGACTGTCATGTCAGTTTATCCCGGTTCTGCCGCTATCGCCTTTGGTGCCGCAGTGGTTCTAACCATGTTAGCGGCAATGAGTTTTGACACCCGTTTATTTTGGCGTGAGGCAAAAAAATGA
- a CDS encoding PqiC family protein: protein MKIKRILIGSVSSAVVFLAGCSSQSYNITQYRLPHLSQSVDAVCPASQRNVVVGEAASKMGIQIQQDETRWHTAKQHRWSTPLSNQLQRSIQHLMLNDDCSGFLTVMIDDFYGSYDSHAVVAGHWQYEMASSENTVRGTFTEKVPLKADGYPALVSALDEAWLHSMDTISLAVGSMSGD, encoded by the coding sequence ATGAAAATTAAAAGAATACTTATCGGCTCGGTAAGTTCAGCGGTGGTCTTTTTAGCCGGCTGCTCTAGCCAAAGCTATAACATCACGCAATACCGACTTCCGCATTTGAGTCAGTCGGTCGATGCGGTTTGCCCAGCTTCACAGCGTAACGTTGTCGTTGGCGAGGCTGCGTCCAAAATGGGGATTCAAATTCAGCAGGATGAAACGCGCTGGCATACCGCAAAACAGCATCGCTGGAGCACACCGTTGTCGAACCAGTTACAGCGTAGTATCCAACATTTAATGCTGAATGATGATTGCAGCGGCTTTTTAACGGTGATGATTGACGACTTTTATGGAAGTTATGATTCACATGCGGTGGTTGCTGGGCATTGGCAGTACGAGATGGCGAGCAGTGAGAATACTGTCAGAGGAACATTTACCGAAAAAGTGCCTTTAAAAGCTGACGGCTATCCTGCTTTAGTGAGTGCGTTGGATGAAGCCTGGCTGCATAGCATGGACACAATTAGTCTGGCAGTGGGGTCTATGAGCGGCGATTAA
- a CDS encoding Fe(3+) ABC transporter substrate-binding protein — MRKLNRLLTVIAATSATLVSFTSAAAEVNIYSARKEALIKPVLEQFTEKTGIEVNLLTGKADALLARLGSEGENTPADLFLTVDAGALYRAVEADAFQPLNSKLVEKAVPEHFRSKDNLWFGLSLRARPIFYSPERVSPEKLESYLSLADEQWDDRICIRSSNNLYNQSLVAALIEHHGAEKTEAWAEDFVSNFARKPVGGDRDQIKGVAYGVCDIAVANTYYFGHMLNSDDADEREAAQKVKIFWPAQDAQGTHVNVSGIGITKHAKNVDEAQKLIEFLVSEESQKWYAQANYEYPVRDGVEWSETLQKWGEFKQDDISMDVLGENNGEAVRLMNRAGWR, encoded by the coding sequence ATGCGCAAGTTAAATCGCTTACTCACGGTTATTGCTGCGACTTCTGCGACACTGGTGTCATTCACTAGCGCCGCTGCTGAAGTCAACATTTACTCAGCACGTAAAGAAGCTTTAATTAAGCCCGTTTTAGAGCAGTTCACGGAAAAAACCGGCATTGAAGTCAATTTGTTAACCGGTAAAGCCGACGCTTTATTGGCTCGTTTAGGCTCAGAGGGTGAAAACACACCAGCTGACTTGTTCTTGACCGTTGACGCTGGTGCCTTGTACCGCGCTGTTGAAGCGGATGCATTTCAGCCTCTTAACTCAAAATTAGTAGAAAAAGCAGTGCCAGAGCACTTCCGCTCGAAAGACAACTTATGGTTCGGTTTAAGCCTACGCGCGCGGCCTATTTTCTACTCACCAGAGCGTGTTAGCCCGGAAAAGCTTGAGTCTTACCTTAGCCTTGCTGACGAACAATGGGACGACCGCATTTGTATTCGTTCGTCCAACAACTTGTATAACCAGTCACTGGTTGCTGCATTGATTGAACACCACGGCGCAGAAAAAACAGAAGCCTGGGCTGAGGACTTTGTTAGCAATTTCGCCCGCAAACCCGTCGGCGGCGACAGAGATCAAATTAAAGGCGTTGCCTACGGTGTCTGCGACATCGCAGTAGCAAACACTTACTACTTCGGGCATATGCTGAACTCAGACGATGCCGATGAGCGCGAAGCTGCACAAAAAGTGAAGATTTTCTGGCCGGCTCAAGATGCACAGGGTACTCACGTTAATGTATCGGGCATCGGTATTACCAAGCACGCAAAAAATGTTGACGAAGCTCAAAAGCTTATCGAGTTTTTAGTCTCTGAAGAATCACAAAAATGGTATGCTCAGGCCAATTATGAATACCCGGTTCGAGACGGTGTTGAGTGGAGCGAAACACTTCAAAAATGGGGTGAATTCAAGCAGGACGATATTTCAATGGACGTTCTGGGTGAGAACAACGGTGAAGCCGTACGTTTAATGAACCGTGCCGGCTGGCGTTAA